The Metabacillus schmidteae nucleotide sequence ATAAAGAAAGACAATTCATTATATCGCTGCTGTTATCGTTTTTAATTGGCTTTATCATATTTACGGTTTCCAATAATTTCGTTGAACCGTTAACCATTTCAAAGGAAGTAAAGATCCTTCTTAATCGTTTTTTTCTCGTTTTTATAATTATAGGAATGGTTTTTATCCATCTCCTTTTTCATAAGAAGGTTAGTTTGTATAATGAAAAACCTGATTGGAAAAATCCGATCGTCTTACCGTTCCATAAAATTAATACTTTTAGGTTTTGGTTGATTGGAATAATTGTTAATGGCATGATCTATTTGTTTTTTATTGTTCAAAAAGATGTAGAGTATATCCAATCTCTACTATTGTTTTGTTTGTTTTTTTCAATGATTAATGCCGTTTTTGAGGAAGTTATTTGGAGAGGAATCATGCTTTCGTCTCTTATGGAGTTTAGTACCACAAGGTATTCTGTCATCGTAACAAGTGTTGGTTTTGGACTTCTCCATCTAGCAATTGGTTTTTCTATTTTTCTCAGTTTGTTAATTTCAGTCGCAGGAGTAATTTATGCGTTAATCACACTCAAAACAAACAGTCTCTATCCGAGTATTGCTTTTCATATCGTCGTTAATATAGGAATGGTATATAGCGGGTTTATACTATAAAGAATGGTAAGTAGAGGATTTATTTATGGATCAAAATGATAAAGGAACATTTAAATTACCTCAATTTTTTCTCTATTCCAGGAGGTGACATAGCTGGTACAGTTGAAGTTGTTGGTAAATATAAATATTAGGAATTAATCCAAAAAAAAGAGGGGCTGCTAAATACTTGCAGCTCCACTATTATTTTTTTAAATCGCAGCTTCTTTATGTATAACCGATTTAATACTCCACTCCAATGGTGAATAGTTCCCATCTGGACGGTTTAAGTTTATTCTCTCAGTTAGTGGTGTGGTCCGATTACACATGAAACGAGGAACGCCTGAGTGATTCTGTGATGCAGCATGATATAAAAATGGATGACATAAAATAACATCTCCAGGGTTTCCGGTGGTTTCAACAACCTGAAGCTTGATCCCATCTTCATCAACATACGGACTTTCCATAAATTTCTTTATCCGATACTGTTCAACACTCTCATGTTTTAGCTCATTTTGTTCAAAACTAGTACCTGTATTATCCTTTTTATTAGAGGCAGTTAATTCCGAAAACCACGGGTGCTGCTCATTCAAAGTACGAATGCCGTCACCTAGCTCAATTCCGTCTGGTTGGTTGGAAAGAAATTTTGCTACCACTTTATGTGAGCCTTCTGCTACAAGCGTTCCCCCGCCTTGTTTTCCTATTTCAGAAAATAAATTTAAGCAAAGCAGGCCTTGTTCTGGGCTGTCAATATAATGGCGAAAATGAATACCATCCCAATGCCATCCTGTATTCGCTACATTCCATGGTTGGTCAGCACCTTGAGAAAAATTAACTGGCCACCATCCATAGCCAACCTTCTTTTCACTCTCACCATATACTGTCCTGTTCGCCCATCGGCCCTCCCCGACAAGATCTTCAATTGCATCTGCTAATCTTTTTGTATTACATTTCTGGAATTCTTCATGTTCATAGTTTTCATGTAAATGGACCATTTCTTCCGTCCAAGTTGATCGATCATTCTTTAGTACTCCTCGTTTCTCAACATTTTCCCATACAATTTTTTGAGCTTCTAACGCCACCTCTTTTGGAAAAGCTTGTTCAACCTTTACCCAACCTAATTCAATGAATTGATTGACTTGTTCCTGATTTAGCACCTTATATTTCGTCATTCATATCCTTATCTTTAAGTATGGATAGACTAAAGTAATAAAAGCTCAAGGGTGTGTTATCTTTCGTCTCTAAATCTCGTCTATTTCCAACTTATTACTATATTTTAAAAATAACATCCGTCATTGACTGACTTTATCATAATCATCAAACTAACTAGCTCATTAACTGTCCGCCATTAACCTCTATTATTTCTCCCGTTATATAATTAGCATATTTTGATGCTAAAAATAATATAGAACCTACAGTCTCTTCAGGGGTACCTTCTCTTCCCATTGGAATCTGTTCCACCGCATTTGCCCTTTGTTCTAATGTAGAATACTTGTCATGGAATGGAGTTGTAATGACTCCAGGGGCAACTGCATTAACCAAAATATTATATTCAATTAAATCCTTGGCTAAACCTTTTGTTAATGTGCTTACTCCACCTTTTGATGCTGCATATGCAATACTACCTGCTCCGCCTCCATTTTTTGCCGCGATCGAAGTAAGATTAATAATTCTGCCTTTTCCTTGCTTTTTCATAAGAGGAAGCACTGCTTTCGTTACGAGATAGACAGATTTTAAATTCACATCGATAATTTGATCCCATAACTCTTCTTCTAAATCTTCTAATCTAGATCTTTTAATTAATGCACCCGCATTATTTACTAATATATCAATTTTCCCAAATTCTTGATCTATTTGTTGAACCATTGATTCCACGTTTTCTTTGTTTGAAACATCTCCGTGTACTAAAAAAGCTCGATTGCCTTTAGATTGAATTTCTTCTACTAAAGATTGTGCTTGCTCAATGTTACTGTTTGCATGAACAATAACATCTGCTCCATTTTCAGAAAATTCTAAAGCTGCAGATCTTCCGATACCTGTACTGCTTCCAGTAATCCATACAACTTGACCTTTAAATGAATCCATCGTAACACCTCTTTTATCTTTTAGTTAAAAGTTGGTAACCAAAGAGAACTACTTGGAACAAATTTTATGAACTGTATACTACTATTGATAACATAAATAAACAGGTAGTGAACATGATCGTACCATGTGGTGGTGTCAATGTTCCTATGCTAATTCAGTAAGTTAAGGAGTCATTTAATTAAAAGATAACGTTTAAGAACCCTTTACAAAAACAGTCTTAATTGACGTATAGAATTCTTTTGCAGCTTCACCTTGTTCACGAGAACCAGTACTTGAAGCCTTCATTCCTCCAAATGGAGCTTGCAGTTCAACACCAGCACTTTCAGCATTTACACGAACAAGACCTGCCTCCATATCATCAATAAAACGTAAGAAGGAACTAATATTACTTGTGAAGATTGATGCACTTAATCCGTATTTTGAATCATTTGCAACATCAATTGCTTTTTCTAATGAATCTACTTTCAATAATGCTAATACAGGTCCAAAAATTTCTTCTTGTGCAATGCTCATGTCAGAGTTTACATTTTCAAAGACGGCTGGACGAACAAAGAAACCATTTTGATATTCTGCATCAGTTAGCACTTCACCACCATAAATAAGTGAGGCACCTTCTTGCTTACCTTTTTCAATATAGCTGCATACCGTGTTGAATTGGCCCTCACTTGCACAAGGTCCCATCCAAATACCATCTTTCAATCCATCACCGATTGTAATTTCATCTATTTTATTAAGCAGTAATTCTTTAAATTGATGATAAATATCTGCCTCAACAATCACACGACTTGTTGCCGTACATTTTTGTCCAGTAGATTTTAAGCCGCCGCTTAATACAGCATCAACAGCTAATTGTAGATCAGCATCTTTTGCTACGATTACTGGATTTTTACCACCCATTTCAAGTTGGTATTTAATCCCTCTATCTGTTGCTGATTTCGCAACGTTTTTACCAACACCTTCTGAACCAGTAAACGTAATGCCATTAAGTAATGGATGATCGATAAGTCCTTGACCAATAACGGACCCAGAACCTGTAATGAAATTAAGAACCCCTTGTGGAAATCCGGCTTTCGCAAAGCATTCAACAACTTTAGCAGCAGTCACTGCAGCCTCGGTAGCTGGTTTAAACACAACGGTATTTCCATACACTAATGCTGGTGCAATTTTCCAAATAGGAATAGCTACTGGGAAGTTCCATGGTGTAATAACACCGACAACACCTAGAGGAGTTCTTCTCGTAAACATAAGTGCTTCAGGATCTGTTGATGGAATTGTATCCCCCTCTGAACGCATTCCTTCTCCAGCATAATAACGGAGAATAGCCACTCCTCTTGCTGTTTCACCTTTTGCTTCTGGTAATGTTTTACCCATTTCACGTGTCATCGTTACTGCGATATCCTCAAGGTTTTCTTCTAGAATATCCGCTACTTTATAAAGCAATTGCCCACGTGCAACTTGACCTAACTTACGCCATCCTTTTTTGGCATTGTGTGCTGCATTTACAGCTTCATCTAAATCAGACTTTGATGATTTTTGTACAAGACCTACAACCTCTTCTTTATTTGCTGGATTATAGCTCGCAATCACATCTTGATCAGATGAATGTTTCCATTCATTATTAATAAAATTTAAAAATGTTTGTGCTGCTGTTTTAGTTTGACTCACAAAAATCCACTCCCTATTAAAAAATTAACTTATTAAAATCCCAGGTTGATAAATAAAATCACCCTTAGTTAGCAACAGATTCTTTTTTCACTAGTTGTTTTACTGGATTTCTAAGAGTGCCAACTCCTGAAATTTCAATTTCAATTGTATCTCCGTCATTTAATGTGAATTCATTTGGAGGAACAACACAAGTTCCAGTTAACAGTACTGTGCCATCAAAGATGTCGTTATCAAGTATTAAGTATGAAACTAATTCATCAAGCTTTCTTTTTAATTGATTTACACCGGCATTTCCTTCAAACACCTTCTCATTTTGACGGAAAATACGGCAAGTAATCGTTAATGCATATGGATCCTCTACAGCATCAGCAAGTAAGATTGCAGGACCAATTGAACATGAATTTTTCCACATTTTTGCCTGTGGAAGATAAAGAGGATTCTCACCTTCAATATCACGGCAACTCATATCGTTCCCAGCTATATAGCCTAAAACTTTTCCACCTTTATTAAGAACTAATCCTAATTCTGGTTCAGGAATTTGCCAATTAGAATCTGAGCGAAGATAAACTTCCTGTCCCGGACCAACTGTTCGTGCAGCTGTTGATTTAAAGAAAATTTCCGGACGCTCAGCATCATAAACTTTATCATAAAACGTTGTAGCATCCAGTTTTCCTTCCGTTGCTTCATAATTTCTAGCATCACGACTTTTTTCGTATGTAACTCCAGATGCCCATACTTCTGGTGCATCTATTGGTGTTGTAAGGATCATATTTTCATATTTTTCAAGTGGTTCATTTACAATAAACTCTTGGGCTAATGCTAATACTGTCTTTCCTTGTTTCTCTGCGTCGTTAACAAACGTCATAAAATCAGAGTATGGTAAGTCAAAAACAAAACCCTCCCTATCAACTGCTGCTAATTGAAGTTTGGCTTCATTCTTCTTATAACGTATTATTCTCATTAAAAACCCTCCTGTTTTATATTATAAAACTCTGTTCTGTTATATAGATAAAAATAGGCTAAGCCTATTCTAATCAAATCCTCTTATATCCATAACCTATTGATACGGATATTTGCTCACCTGTTTCTTTTAATAATGTTTTATACTCATCTATTATTTCATCTTTAGCCTTAGCAGAAGACAAAGACATACTGATAGCAGCTATGACCTTATCTGTATGATCCATAATTGGTACTGCTATACAAAAGATCCCAGGTTCATTTTCTTCATTGTCAATAGCAAACCCTTTAGTTCTAACGATTTGAAGTTCATTTAAAAACTCTTCTTTATCTGTTATTGTCTTATCAGTTCTTTGCTTAAATTGATAGTTAGACAGGATATCCTCAATTTCACGATCATTTTTAAAAGCTACTAAAGCTTTTCCAACAGCACTTGTGTGTATTGGGACACGACGCCCAATTTTCGAATAAAACACGGTAACTCCATGACCTTCTACTTTATCAATATAAACGCCTTCCTGGCCATCTAATATAACTAAATGAACAGTATTCTTTGTTTGATATGATAATAATTCTAAATATTTTCTTGCATTTGTACGAAGGTCCATATTTTCAATAACATAATTACCACGTTCAAACAATTTAAGGCCTAAGGAATACTTTCCATTCTCTTCATTTTGCTTAATGTAACTATGAGCCTGTAATGTTTTCAATAATGAATGAATTGTACTTTTATGGAGATTCATTCGTTTACTTATCTCTGTAATGCTTAATTCGTATTCACGATCATCAAAAAGTTCTAAAATTCGTAAAGCTCGTTCTACTGATTGGATAATTGGCACATTTCTCATTCCTTTTTGGTAACTAAGCGATTTAAAATAATTATATATTACATTTGTTTTCCTAGATATTAAAACATATTCGTTATTATAGTGTAATTACACCTTTTAAGAAAGACCAATTGATACAATGTGTATAGTTTTAAAACAAGCTTTATAACGCTTTCATTTCTTTACATAATAAACGTTTTATAATGTAAAACTAAATTTTATATTATAGCAACTTTATGGTAATCATATAGTACTATGATTATTTTTTCAATACTAAATTTTAAATTTTCTTAATTCGACATTTTTTATTGAAAACCTTTGATCTTCACTTCCCCTTACACCATGGCTTTCCAATGTATTTAGCATAAACTAAAAAAGACTGTATGGTGCATCAACACCAAACAGCCAGCTACAGCTATTTCCTTCAAGCGGATCAGAAAAATGGAGTAAATTACTCACCTTAACGTTGTCCTAAGCTCAAAGGCTATTATTTAACTAGAATCTTATAAGGAAAATAAGGATATTTAACAAGAGTTTCTTTATCATAATCAGGTTTAATAATATATGTATCTGACGTATGCACTGCAGGAGAAAAATTTGTACTTCCTGAACCATCATAATAAGTTGGTTTTACTTCCTCTTTGCTCATGTCCATTTGCTCCTTTTATGATATTTTCCTTTTAGTTATAGAACGATGAGAAAACATAATAATGACACTACTACATAAACTCATGTCTGTAGTTCTATTATATCATCAATATATAAGTCTTATATCCCGTTTTTCACAAAAATATTTTTAAAAATGTGATTATATTCACATCATTATAACTTAAAGAATTAAAACGAGCTTAGTTGATACTCTATACACATCCTTGTTAATTTTTCACCTACTTATTTAACTAGTTGTCTCCGCCAAATTTAACTATTCATAACTCAGATTTAAACTTAATTTAAATTTCGTCATGTATCATTTAATTATTGAGAAATTGTTTGTATTAGACAAAATAGAAAGTTGAGGGAAATAAATGTCTTTTTTAAAAAGCTGTACACTTTTCATAGCGGTCATTGCTTTTACTGCTTTATTTTCGGGTTGTGGGAAAGGTGAACCGATAGAAAATGCGGATCAATATATTTCAACAGTGGATTTAATGGATATTCCAGATGATGTAGAAGTTATTGGGTTAGGAGAAGCAACACATGGTAACATTGAATTTCAAGAATTAAAAAAACAGGTCTTTGAAACATTAATAAAAAAGGAAAATGTACGCGTCTTTATCTTGGAAGGTGATTTCGGAGGCGGGCAGCAGATCAACAACTATATCGTAAATGGAGAAGGCACCGCAGAAGCAGTTGTAAACTCCCTTGATTATAGCATTTATAAAACCAAACAAATGATGGATCTTGTTCAATGGATGCATGATTATAACGAGTCGGTAAAAGAGGATGAAAAAATTCGTTTTTATGGTAATGATATGCAGCGCTATGATTTCAGTAAAAAGGAACTATTTGCTTATTATGCTGGTGTAAATAAGGAGGTTGCAAATAAATATGCAGAACAGTTGAACCATGTTTCCAACGAAACAATGCGGGAATTAACAACTGAAAAATTGGAAAAGGTAGATGATACGGTCGATGACATCATTGGAGATTTACAATCAAACAAAGCGGAGTATTTGGAAAAATCGTCTCCTGAAGACTTCGCGTTTGCCACAGCATATGCACAAAATATGAAGCAGCGTGCACAATTGTTTTTAAATGAAGAAAACTACACACATCTACGCGATCAATATTTAGCTGAAAATTTACAATGGATTATTGAATATGAAAAAAAACGCGGAAATGATAAAGTATTCTTCACCGGACATAATGGTCATGTCGAAAAAACATCTGCCTCGGCTGCTGGCTATAAATCGATGGGTAATTATTTGGATGAGATATATGGAACGAAGTATTTTGCAATAGGTACTGATTTTATAAACAGCGAATTTCAGGCGAAGAGCGATGATTCCGGCAGCCGCAAAGTTTTTACAGTAGAGAATCATAATGAACTAGTTGATGCATTTAGCGGTGTTGAGGAAAATATCTTTTATGTTGATTTTGAAATGAGCCGTGAATCTGCTGAATTGGAGACTATTCTTTCAAGTGAACAAAAAATGGCAAATATAGGCGACGACTTTCGTTCATGGTATAAGCTATTAAAGATGTTTTATACGATTGAAATGGTGCCGGATCAGGCTTACGACAGTATTATCATTGTGAAGAATGCTACACCAACGAAAATGTTCGAGTTAAACTAGAAAGAGAGAAAACCTTAAGAATTTTTAACATGTACCCCTATGAAATCAACAGACTTTCCAATACAGACATCTTTGGAAATAATATATAGTAGGAATTTGCATAAACTAAAAGAGACTGTTCGGTGCTGGAACACTAAACAGCCATACAATAGCTATTCCCTTCAAGGGGATCAGCGAAGTTGGGTATATGACTCACCCTATTGCCGTCCAAAGCTCAAGGGTGGGTTATTTTTTGTCTCTAAAAGATATGATAGACAACACCAAACAATTATTAAGGTCCTTGAAGTCAAAACCTTTCCCCCATTACTTTCCCTCAACAATCTTTGCAAACTCATCAAGAGTCGTTGAATATTTAATATAGATACGCGGTAAAAGATAAAGTTCTTCCTTAATGCCCTTCTTAGTAAATAATTCAGGAGTTGTTGTGAGTCCAAACGAATAATATTTTTTCGTTTCTGCTATAACCTTGTCGTTAGTATTGCCGTAAGGATATGAAAGTGCAATAACAGGTTTGCCTGTTATTTTTTGAATCGTATCTTTAGATCCTTTTAATTCTTTTTCAAATACATTTATTTTTGTTAAATCTGGATGTGTTGCCGTATGAGATTGTATTGAGATGATTCCTGAATCAACCATCTTTTTTATTTCCGAATTCGATAATCGGTTTGAACGACCAATAAAATCAGAAATAACAAAAATAGTTCCGTTTGGTTTAAACTGTTCATTTGTTAGGTTTTGAAAGGTTGCAAAAGCATTCAAATTATTTTTATATCCATCATCAAAGGTAATAAAAATCGGTTTTTTCACGTTCTCAATGTCTTTCCATCTTTCAAAAGTTAATAAAGTATAACCATGATCTCGTAAATAAATCATTTGTTTTTCAAAGTTTTCCGGGGTTACATATAACTCTTTTGAACCAAGACCCTTATATTCGTCGATTGAATGGTAAACTAAAATCGGGACTTTCTGCTGTGCAGAAGTTTGAGATGGAAGCATTAAGATTAAATAACAAATAAACAACATGATTATAGCTTTCATAGAAACCCCCTCTCATTAACCCCTTTATTTTCTCTTTATTTTTCCATTCATTTTGAAGAGATATACAATGTAGATGATAGAAATTTACCCTTTCCACACTTTAGTTTTTCTAATCAGATCATCCAAACTACAAAAAACATGCAGGTTAATATACCCGCATGTTTGTTTGAAGTGTATTTTATTTTCCACTTTTAAATTCTTTCAAAACCTCATTAAATCGATCCGGGAAATTTGTAAACACACCTGTAACTCCCCATTCTAATGCTTTTCTGAGGTCATCCTTCTCATTAATTGTATATGGGTGAATATGCAAACCGTTCTCTCTCACTTTTTCTACATATGCCTTGTCAATTCGTGCAAAGTTTGGACCAACACCTACGGCATACTCCTTTATTTCCTTGATCTCTTCTTCGGTAATTGTTGCTGGAGAGCGATACGATTTAAGTTGTACCAATGGAATCTGTGAGTTAAGTTCATGCATTTTTAATAAACTTTCTTGACTGAACGATTGGATAATAACATGACTTGAGCGCCCATTTACACCTGTAAGCTTGTATTCTTCAAGTAATTCTAGTAGTTTTTCCTCCATACCAGGGTAAACGTCCGGTGATTTTGTTTCTATGTAGTAATCAGCACCACGGCCAAACCTTTCAAATACCTCTTCTAATGTAGGAACTTGAAGTCCTTCATATTCCTCTTTTGCATATTCTGGATACTTTTCATTAAACCATGAACCGGCATCAAGCTCTTTTATTTCCTCTAATGTTTTTTCCTTAACCAATCCAGTGCCGTTTGTAGTTCGGTTTACCGTTTCATCATGCATGGCAATAAGGTGTCCATCCTTTGTCATTTGAAGGTCGATTTCAATATAATCCCCCTTCATTTCCTCACCTAATTCGTATGCTGCAATTGTGTGCTCAGGAGCATGTCCAGAAGCGCCGCGATGTGCAACGTTTAATAGTTTTGTTTCAGTTGTTGGAGAACTTGATTTTCCAGCTGCAGCCGCAACACCAGGTATAGAAACTTGCAGGGTTAACCCTAATGTCAAACATAGTAATGCTGTCTTTCTTAAATTTTTCTTCATTTATATTACACTCCCTTTTTGTAAGTTCTATACTTACATTACTAGGGAAATGTAAATCTTAGATTGATAGATCGTAAATAATTCATTTACAAATAAAAACAGGAAAAAAATCCTGTTCTATTAAATATCACTTCTACCATTTAGTGTCATATAATAGTTTTATTTGCTTATAATCTTATGAAATAGTAGTTATTATCACCCATCAATCGTCTTGTTTTCATTGTTAGTCATTTTATATAAAGCGAGTAAAATTTTATTAACACGTCTGTTTGTTTACAAAAAAGATGGAATAATGGAAATATTTTTACGAGAAATTTACAAAACTCATGGATGAGCTTATTTTAACAAAGTATTTTCCTTATTCTGCAATTCCAAATTTTTCAAGCAAATGCTTCACCAGTTTCTGATAGTAGCTTTCACTTACAAAGCTTTTTGCACCTCTAAGAATTTCTGTCCAATAGTGCTCAGGTGGGGCCACTTCCTTTGCCTTATCAACGACGAAAAACGTTAATACATTCCTATAGGTTTTTCCATCTATCATTACATCAATAAATGAAGGACGATAAATTTGACCCATCACACCTTCTCGGTGGAATAAGTAAGTTAATGCTTCGCGGGATATATGATAGACTTTCCCCTCTACATACTCCGCCGATTCAATAAGATCTGCTCTACCACCATCATGAGATTTTCGGGTATATGCTAATGAATAATTCTTTGCCACACCACAGCCTGCTACTTTTTCAAATTCGTGGTTAACACCTGCCAGCTTAAAGCGCTCATCATCCATGCATGACCCATAGGCAAAATACAATAATTCATTTTGTTGTAAGTATCGATGACACTTCCAATCACCAAACTTAATTTCCTCATGATTAGTATCGTTACTTGAAGAATATACATATACATACGCTTCGATTGTATGGAAATCTGTATGAACCACCTGTGTAATACGTTCATATAGATTGTTCCTTCCCTTACCTTCATAGCCTTCGAGATCATCAAGACTTGCAAGTTGCTTGTCGGTTACTTCATATACCTCCCCGTAGACTCTATTTTTATTGCTTGTAAACAAAGCCGGATATCCATAGCCAGTGTCATATAAAATCCCATTTGTCCAACATTGACGACTGACACACTTCGCATTTTTTAATAAGTAGTGATTAGTTTCATGCTGTCGTAATGTACCGTAAACAAATATCATGTTTAATTTTTCCATCCTTACATTCTCCTTTCCAGCCATTTTTTCACAAGTATATGCTTTGAAAAGTTCGATTAGTTCCAAATAAAAAAGAGCACTTCTGCAGATACACAGCTATGCTCTCTGAATTTCTTCTATAAATTCGTATCGATTACCTTACAAGCTCGTCGATACCTTAACTTTCTTGTCTCTTACTAGTTTTAAACATGTATAACCTAATACAACGATCCATATCATTGTAAGGAAATAGAAACTAATTGAACTGACTGTTAATTCAAAAACTGCTTTACCCATGGCTGTGTGGATACCCAGCATGATTAATGCAAGATTCCAAGTCAAACCTGTTAAATGTATGATCTTTGCTTTCATTTCATTAGCGTACGTGGATAGCATCGTTAACCATGCAATCAAAGGAATGACTTGAAGTCCGTGAAAGCCTAATCCATGAAGCCAGATGATATTACCATCTATACCGGTAAATCGCCCTTGAAGCACAATCATCCAGATGCCACCTGAGAAGGCAATTAACGTTGAGAGTATTCCATAGCGTAAAGCGTTTGACATGAGAGGATTTCGCTTCTTATCACCTTGTTTAAAAATCGATACCGCTAATACAATATATAAAATAATAATGACTAATGAGACTAATCCAAACAGCCCTCCGAGAATCTGATCTTGTATCTCTCCAACCTGTGTAAATCTCGGGTTAATGCCTCTCATGTGTTGGATGGTTTCCACTCCGTAGCTATATAACGTGGAAATAATCAACATCCAACGAAAAAACCGCCTTTTTCTTATTGAAAAATTGACATATCGTAAAATGACGGCAGTTGTCATAATAAAAGTACCAATCGCGATGTTGAAGGACACCGCTTTATATAAATCACCTTCTGGTGGTATAGAGGCTCCAGTAAATAAAATGGTCACCAAACAAACAGCACCTAATAAAATCCCTAACAATCCTGTTAAAAACATGTACCTTTCTTCTAAAAGTATTCGATGATTTACAATACGACCGATAAAATGAACCATTTATTCATCAACCCTTCTTAATGAAATTAACTAAATTTAATATCTCGAATTTAACATACCGACCGTCGGTTTGTAAATGGTTTACTTCTTCTTTCTTCAGTTGTATAGTTAAACTACCTTACAAAATGGAGTGTTTTATCATGATTGAGAGTGAAAGCTTACATAAATTAATTGATGTTACAGAAAAAATTATTGCTGAAAAAGGTTGTCAAAAAACAACACTTAACGAAATAATCAGGCGCAGCGGGTTATCGAAAGGAGCTATTTATCATTACGTTAACAGTAAAAATGAACTTTTTGCCCTTGTCTTAAAGCAACAATTAAAGCAAGTGGATGAAAGGTTTCATGAGAGTATAGGGAAACAAGAAAGAGCAGAGCTTGGAGACCCGCTGCGGGAAACGCTAAGATCTTTTATCCATACAAAAACTAGTGTTTCTAACCAAATCTT carries:
- a CDS encoding gamma-glutamylcyclotransferase, which gives rise to MEKLNMIFVYGTLRQHETNHYLLKNAKCVSRQCWTNGILYDTGYGYPALFTSNKNRVYGEVYEVTDKQLASLDDLEGYEGKGRNNLYERITQVVHTDFHTIEAYVYVYSSSNDTNHEEIKFGDWKCHRYLQQNELLYFAYGSCMDDERFKLAGVNHEFEKVAGCGVAKNYSLAYTRKSHDGGRADLIESAEYVEGKVYHISREALTYLFHREGVMGQIYRPSFIDVMIDGKTYRNVLTFFVVDKAKEVAPPEHYWTEILRGAKSFVSESYYQKLVKHLLEKFGIAE
- a CDS encoding glycerophosphodiester phosphodiesterase — its product is MKKNLRKTALLCLTLGLTLQVSIPGVAAAAGKSSSPTTETKLLNVAHRGASGHAPEHTIAAYELGEEMKGDYIEIDLQMTKDGHLIAMHDETVNRTTNGTGLVKEKTLEEIKELDAGSWFNEKYPEYAKEEYEGLQVPTLEEVFERFGRGADYYIETKSPDVYPGMEEKLLELLEEYKLTGVNGRSSHVIIQSFSQESLLKMHELNSQIPLVQLKSYRSPATITEEEIKEIKEYAVGVGPNFARIDKAYVEKVRENGLHIHPYTINEKDDLRKALEWGVTGVFTNFPDRFNEVLKEFKSGK
- a CDS encoding polysaccharide deacetylase family protein, which produces MKAIIMLFICYLILMLPSQTSAQQKVPILVYHSIDEYKGLGSKELYVTPENFEKQMIYLRDHGYTLLTFERWKDIENVKKPIFITFDDGYKNNLNAFATFQNLTNEQFKPNGTIFVISDFIGRSNRLSNSEIKKMVDSGIISIQSHTATHPDLTKINVFEKELKGSKDTIQKITGKPVIALSYPYGNTNDKVIAETKKYYSFGLTTTPELFTKKGIKEELYLLPRIYIKYSTTLDEFAKIVEGK
- a CDS encoding TetR/AcrR family transcriptional regulator, producing the protein MIESESLHKLIDVTEKIIAEKGCQKTTLNEIIRRSGLSKGAIYHYVNSKNELFALVLKQQLKQVDERFHESIGKQERAELGDPLRETLRSFIHTKTSVSNQIFFYLLSHQNDEEDQQILLDFQQLNYQLAVNWIKSGQNGGPIPSDLDADRVSAFFTILGYGMRVQSMISDNEKLFTSEEVFKIMKQTLSKKELF